A genomic region of Antennarius striatus isolate MH-2024 chromosome 4, ASM4005453v1, whole genome shotgun sequence contains the following coding sequences:
- the ano5a gene encoding anoctamin-5 isoform X1: MHRVTGKAGGDSLIEMSPSDSVSDDINASSNAGFHQGQSGSPLTPGVCVESCESLGSSLASLAPSDHSDSPQFEAQTLEQINALTGIDKQQHSKDSVFFRDGLRRIDFVLSYIDDKDGERKQERRKVYEANLEKVGLELETEDKSESEDGKTYFVKIHAPWEVLATYADVLKIKVPFKVNDIPDNSEMPMNWLSTPFRLPDHIMHPEADFFTAPFDKSKSDFFLIDDQETFFPPSTRNRIVYYILSRCSYFKDECADKDKKGIKRLLNNGTYTAAFPLHDSRYWTRSKDSNCESERYNLYKYWAGFLCFFKEQPLNLVRKYYGEKIGLYFAWLGFYTEMLLFAAVVGTMCFIYGFLTYDNNEWSKEICSDEVGGNIVMCPLCDKKCGYWKLNSTCNSSWQSHLFDNVGTVFFAIFMGIWVTLFLEFWKRRQARLEYEWDLVDFEEEQQQLQLRPEYETKCTNRKMNRITQEMEPYLPITSKCARICLSGATVLFWISLIIACIIGVIAYRLAVYAAFASIMKDSPTTHLQVVGPFITPQLATSVTASCINFVIIMILNLMYERVAVWITDMEIPKTHLEYENKLTVKMFLFQFVNYYSSCFYVAFFKGKFVGYPGDYAYMFGKWSKLRNEECDPGGCLIELTTQLVIVMTGKQVWGNIQEALVPWLMNWWGSRKARRHPESLYSRWEQDHDLQGFGQLGLFYEYLEMVIQFGFITLFVASFPLAPLLALVNNIIEVRVDAWKLTTQFRRPVAAKAHIIGAWQEILNGMAILSVVTNAFIVAFTSDMIPRLVYMYAYQPEGEMNMKGYINNSLSVFNISEFQPDNRPEDGENPFWFNSSITTCRYRDYRYPPGHEKQYSHTMQFWHILAAKLAFIIIMEHVVFMVKFFVAWMIPDVPSDVRARIKRERYLVQEYLHNYEVEKLKLQLSQNNHNECTCPPTIYPSIPQHEVLSECL, encoded by the exons ATTGACAAACAACAGCACAGCAAAGACTCTGTGTTCTTCCGTGATGGTTTACGCAGGATTGATTTTGTCCTGTCATACATTGATGATAAAGACGGTGAGAGAAAGCAG gagaggaggaaggtctACGAGGCAAATCTAGAGAAAGTTGGTCTGGAGCTTGAGACGGAAGATAAATCT GAGTCAGAAGATGGGAAGACATATTTCGTAAAGATCCACGCTCCATGGGAAGTGTTGGCCACCTACGCAGATGTGCTAAAGATAAAGGTCCCTTTTAAAGTCAATGACATCCCAGACAACAGCGAGATGCCCATGAACTGGCTGTCCACACCTTTCCGCCTGCCGGACCACATCATGCACCCCGAGGCCGACTTTTTCACTGCCCCCTTCGACAAGAGCAAGTCCGACTTCTTCCTGATCGATGACCAAGAGACCTTCTTCCCTCCTTCTACTCGCAACAGGATT GTCTATTACATCCTGTCACGATGCTCATATTTCAAGGATGAATGTGCAGACAAAGATAAGAAAGGAATCAAGAGGCTGCTCAACAACGGCACCTACACTGCTGCCTTCCCACTGCATGAC TCTAGATACTGGACAAGATCGAAGGACTCAAACTGTGAAAGTGAGCGATATAATCTCTACAAATACTGGGCCGGGTTTCTCTGTTTCTTCAAAGAGCAGCCCCTCAATCTAGTAAG GAAGTATTATGGAGAAAAGATTGGTCTTTATTTTGCATGGCTGGGTTTCTACACTGAGATGCTGTTGTTTGCTGCAGTAGTAGGAACCATGTGTTTCATCTATGGATTCCTCACCTATGACAACAACGAGTGGAG TAAAGAGATCTGTAGCGATGAAGTTGGAGGTAATATTGTCATGTGCCCGTTATGTGACAAGAAATGTGGCTACTGGAAACTCAACTCAACGTGTAACTCCTCATGG CAATCACACCTGTTTGACAATGTGGGAACAGTGTTTTTTGCCATATTTATGGGGATATGGG TGACTCTATTCCTGGAGTTCTGGAAGAGGCGGCAAGCTCGTCTCGAGTACGAGTGGGATCTGGTCGACTTTGAAGAGGAACAACAGCAGTTGCAGCTCCGGCCGGAGTACGAGACCAAGTGCACCAACCGCAAGATGAACCGCATCACTCAG GAAATGGAGCCATACTTACCCATAACAAGCAAGTGTGCACGCATATGTCTGTCTGGAGCCACCGTCCTGTTCTGG ATCTCATTGATCATTGCCTGTATCATCGGGGTGATTGCGTACCGCCTGGCAGTTTACGCTGCTTTCGCCAGCATCATGAAGGACAGTCCCACCACCCACCTGCAGGTGGTCGGCCCCTTCATCACTCCGCAGCTGGCCACCTCCGTCACCGCCTCCTGCATCAACtttgtcatcatcatgatcCTCAACCTCATGTATGAAAGAGTGGCTGTTTGGATCACTGACATGG AAATTCCAAAGACCCACCTGGAATACGAGAACAAACTGACAGTGAAGATGTTCCTCTTCCAGTTCGTTAACTACTACTCTTCCTGTTTCTACGTGGCCTTTTTTAAGGGCAAGTTTGTTGGCTATCCTGGAGATTATGCCTACATGTTTGGGAAGTGGAGCAAACtgaggaatgaggag TGTGACCCTGGCGGCTGTCTGATCGAGCTGACCACCCAGCTGGTCATCGTGATGACCGGTAAACAGGTGTGGGGGAATATCCAGGAGGCTCTGGTCCC ATGGCTGATGAACTGGTGGGGCAGCAGGAAGGCCCGCAGGCACCCAGAGAGTCTGTACAGCCGCTGGGAGCAGGACCATGACCTGCAGGGCTTTGGACAGCTGGGCCTCTTCTACGAGTACCTGGAAATGG TGATTCagtttggtttcatcacacTTTTCGTGGCCTCCTTCCCTCTGGCCCCCCTGTTGGCGTTGGTCAACAACATCATTGAGGTTAGAGTGGACGCCTGGAAGCTCACCACTCAGTTCAGAAGACCTGTGGCAGCGAAGGCCCACATTATCGGTGCCTGGCAGGAAATCCTCAATGGGATGGCCATCCTCTCTGTCGTCACAAAC GCATTCATCGTGGCCTTCACCTCTGATATGATTCCCCGGCTGGTGTACATGTATGCCTACCAGCCGGAGGGTGAGATGAACATGAAAGGCTACATCAACAATAGCCTGTCAGTGTTTAATATCTCTGAGTTCCAGCCAGACAACAGGCCTGAAGACGGGGAGAACCCTTTCTGGTTCAACAGTTCCATCACTACCTGCAG GTATCGTGACTACCGCTACCCTCCAGGCCATGAGAAGCAGTACTCCCACACGATGCAGTTCTGGCACATTCTGGCTGCAAAGCTCGCGTTCATCATTATCATGGAG CACGTTGTGTTCATGGTCAAGTTTTTCGTGGCCTGGATGATTCCCGACGTTCCCTCCGATGTGAGGGCTCGGATAAAGAGAGAGCGCTACTTGGTGCAGGAGTATCTCCACAACTACGAAGTGgagaagctgaagctgcagctcagCCAAAACAACCACAATGAGTGTACCTGCCCACCCACCATCTACCCGTCCATACCCCAACACGAGGTGCTGTCCGAGTGTCTCTAG
- the LOC137593407 gene encoding succinate receptor 1-like — MGNTQVQPIEEDFCNLNSYEALPVFQLYVMPSFFLVVMILGLPLNLLSLWVFFHRLRRWTRSTVFLFNLTLADTSWLLALPFLINYHLDHLYWRVGLTLCMGVRMFYHNYFYLSIFFVTCISVDRYLAIVHPLRSVVLLSRRLTCLLCVAAWMSTMLLSIPVASMGLIQTCPGSNRTICTLYILLSYTGESLPYSVLCSIIGFLLPLLSICYCGLHSVRELHHRACRPDPQHKQRRLRRVLSAALVLFAIFYLPYHVCRNAAIVMRTIYPNNPALWRNADIAFIMEMCLCSLITCINPLFSCFIGGHFRREFHATFAVVFPRCSSAQAVSMISKRARMKMKPQQRISTVTPACTAPAPDI; from the exons ATGGGCAACACTCAGGTTCAG CCCATAGAAGAAGACTTCTGCAACCTGAACAGTTATGAAGCTCTTCCGGTGTTCCAGCTCTACGTGATGCCCTCCTTCTTCCTGGTAGTGATGATTCTCGGTCTTCCCCTCAACCTGCTCTCTCTCTGGGTTTTCTTCCATCGGCTGCGGCGCTGGACCCGCAGCACGGTGTTCCTCTTCAACTTGACCCTGGCTGACACCTCCTGGTTGCTGGCTTTGCCTTTCCTCATCAACTACCATCTGGACCATCTCTACTGGAGAGTGGGGCTGACGCTCTGCATGGGTGTGAGGATGTTCTACCACAACTACTTTTACCTCAGCATCTTCTTCGTCACCTGCATCAGTGTGGACCGCTACCTGGCCATCGTGCACCCGCTGCGTTCTGTGGTGCTGCTCAGCCGGAGACTGACCTGCCTGTTGTGCGTGGCGGCCTGGATGTCCACGATGCTCCTCAGTATACCTGTTGCTTCCATGGGTTTGATCCAAACCTGCCCTGGCAGCAACCGCACTATTTGTACCCTTTATATCCTCCTGAGCTATACCGGGGAGAGTCTGCCCTACTCCGTTCTTTGCTCCATTATCGGCTTCCTCTTGCCGTTGCTGTCCATCTGCTACTGCGGCCTGCACAGTGTCAGGGAGCTGCACCACCGGGCCTGCCGCCCTGACCCCCAACACAAACAGCGTCGCCTCCGACGGGTTCTGAGCGCAGCGCTGGTGCTCTTCGCCATCTTTTACCTGCCCTACCACGTGTGCCGCAACGCAGCCATTGTCATGCGGACAATCTACCCGAACAACCCGGCGTTGTGGCGGAATGCAGACATAGCCTTCATCATGGAGATGTGTCTCTGCAGCCTCATCACCTGCATCAACCCTCTGTTTAGTTGCTTCATAGGCGGGCATTTCAGGAGGGAGTTTCACGCCACGTTTGCTGTGGTGTTTCCACGGTGTTCCAGCGCTCAGGCAGTATCGATGATCTCTAAGAGGGCCCGGATGAAGATGAAGCCACAGCAGAGGATCTCCACTGTGACCCCTGCGTGCACAGCGCCTGCACCAGACATCTAA
- the ano5a gene encoding anoctamin-5 isoform X2: protein MHRVTGKAGGDSLIEMSPSDSVSDDINASSNAGFHQGQSGIDKQQHSKDSVFFRDGLRRIDFVLSYIDDKDGERKQERRKVYEANLEKVGLELETEDKSESEDGKTYFVKIHAPWEVLATYADVLKIKVPFKVNDIPDNSEMPMNWLSTPFRLPDHIMHPEADFFTAPFDKSKSDFFLIDDQETFFPPSTRNRIVYYILSRCSYFKDECADKDKKGIKRLLNNGTYTAAFPLHDSRYWTRSKDSNCESERYNLYKYWAGFLCFFKEQPLNLVRKYYGEKIGLYFAWLGFYTEMLLFAAVVGTMCFIYGFLTYDNNEWSKEICSDEVGGNIVMCPLCDKKCGYWKLNSTCNSSWQSHLFDNVGTVFFAIFMGIWVTLFLEFWKRRQARLEYEWDLVDFEEEQQQLQLRPEYETKCTNRKMNRITQEMEPYLPITSKCARICLSGATVLFWISLIIACIIGVIAYRLAVYAAFASIMKDSPTTHLQVVGPFITPQLATSVTASCINFVIIMILNLMYERVAVWITDMEIPKTHLEYENKLTVKMFLFQFVNYYSSCFYVAFFKGKFVGYPGDYAYMFGKWSKLRNEECDPGGCLIELTTQLVIVMTGKQVWGNIQEALVPWLMNWWGSRKARRHPESLYSRWEQDHDLQGFGQLGLFYEYLEMVIQFGFITLFVASFPLAPLLALVNNIIEVRVDAWKLTTQFRRPVAAKAHIIGAWQEILNGMAILSVVTNAFIVAFTSDMIPRLVYMYAYQPEGEMNMKGYINNSLSVFNISEFQPDNRPEDGENPFWFNSSITTCRYRDYRYPPGHEKQYSHTMQFWHILAAKLAFIIIMEHVVFMVKFFVAWMIPDVPSDVRARIKRERYLVQEYLHNYEVEKLKLQLSQNNHNECTCPPTIYPSIPQHEVLSECL from the exons ATTGACAAACAACAGCACAGCAAAGACTCTGTGTTCTTCCGTGATGGTTTACGCAGGATTGATTTTGTCCTGTCATACATTGATGATAAAGACGGTGAGAGAAAGCAG gagaggaggaaggtctACGAGGCAAATCTAGAGAAAGTTGGTCTGGAGCTTGAGACGGAAGATAAATCT GAGTCAGAAGATGGGAAGACATATTTCGTAAAGATCCACGCTCCATGGGAAGTGTTGGCCACCTACGCAGATGTGCTAAAGATAAAGGTCCCTTTTAAAGTCAATGACATCCCAGACAACAGCGAGATGCCCATGAACTGGCTGTCCACACCTTTCCGCCTGCCGGACCACATCATGCACCCCGAGGCCGACTTTTTCACTGCCCCCTTCGACAAGAGCAAGTCCGACTTCTTCCTGATCGATGACCAAGAGACCTTCTTCCCTCCTTCTACTCGCAACAGGATT GTCTATTACATCCTGTCACGATGCTCATATTTCAAGGATGAATGTGCAGACAAAGATAAGAAAGGAATCAAGAGGCTGCTCAACAACGGCACCTACACTGCTGCCTTCCCACTGCATGAC TCTAGATACTGGACAAGATCGAAGGACTCAAACTGTGAAAGTGAGCGATATAATCTCTACAAATACTGGGCCGGGTTTCTCTGTTTCTTCAAAGAGCAGCCCCTCAATCTAGTAAG GAAGTATTATGGAGAAAAGATTGGTCTTTATTTTGCATGGCTGGGTTTCTACACTGAGATGCTGTTGTTTGCTGCAGTAGTAGGAACCATGTGTTTCATCTATGGATTCCTCACCTATGACAACAACGAGTGGAG TAAAGAGATCTGTAGCGATGAAGTTGGAGGTAATATTGTCATGTGCCCGTTATGTGACAAGAAATGTGGCTACTGGAAACTCAACTCAACGTGTAACTCCTCATGG CAATCACACCTGTTTGACAATGTGGGAACAGTGTTTTTTGCCATATTTATGGGGATATGGG TGACTCTATTCCTGGAGTTCTGGAAGAGGCGGCAAGCTCGTCTCGAGTACGAGTGGGATCTGGTCGACTTTGAAGAGGAACAACAGCAGTTGCAGCTCCGGCCGGAGTACGAGACCAAGTGCACCAACCGCAAGATGAACCGCATCACTCAG GAAATGGAGCCATACTTACCCATAACAAGCAAGTGTGCACGCATATGTCTGTCTGGAGCCACCGTCCTGTTCTGG ATCTCATTGATCATTGCCTGTATCATCGGGGTGATTGCGTACCGCCTGGCAGTTTACGCTGCTTTCGCCAGCATCATGAAGGACAGTCCCACCACCCACCTGCAGGTGGTCGGCCCCTTCATCACTCCGCAGCTGGCCACCTCCGTCACCGCCTCCTGCATCAACtttgtcatcatcatgatcCTCAACCTCATGTATGAAAGAGTGGCTGTTTGGATCACTGACATGG AAATTCCAAAGACCCACCTGGAATACGAGAACAAACTGACAGTGAAGATGTTCCTCTTCCAGTTCGTTAACTACTACTCTTCCTGTTTCTACGTGGCCTTTTTTAAGGGCAAGTTTGTTGGCTATCCTGGAGATTATGCCTACATGTTTGGGAAGTGGAGCAAACtgaggaatgaggag TGTGACCCTGGCGGCTGTCTGATCGAGCTGACCACCCAGCTGGTCATCGTGATGACCGGTAAACAGGTGTGGGGGAATATCCAGGAGGCTCTGGTCCC ATGGCTGATGAACTGGTGGGGCAGCAGGAAGGCCCGCAGGCACCCAGAGAGTCTGTACAGCCGCTGGGAGCAGGACCATGACCTGCAGGGCTTTGGACAGCTGGGCCTCTTCTACGAGTACCTGGAAATGG TGATTCagtttggtttcatcacacTTTTCGTGGCCTCCTTCCCTCTGGCCCCCCTGTTGGCGTTGGTCAACAACATCATTGAGGTTAGAGTGGACGCCTGGAAGCTCACCACTCAGTTCAGAAGACCTGTGGCAGCGAAGGCCCACATTATCGGTGCCTGGCAGGAAATCCTCAATGGGATGGCCATCCTCTCTGTCGTCACAAAC GCATTCATCGTGGCCTTCACCTCTGATATGATTCCCCGGCTGGTGTACATGTATGCCTACCAGCCGGAGGGTGAGATGAACATGAAAGGCTACATCAACAATAGCCTGTCAGTGTTTAATATCTCTGAGTTCCAGCCAGACAACAGGCCTGAAGACGGGGAGAACCCTTTCTGGTTCAACAGTTCCATCACTACCTGCAG GTATCGTGACTACCGCTACCCTCCAGGCCATGAGAAGCAGTACTCCCACACGATGCAGTTCTGGCACATTCTGGCTGCAAAGCTCGCGTTCATCATTATCATGGAG CACGTTGTGTTCATGGTCAAGTTTTTCGTGGCCTGGATGATTCCCGACGTTCCCTCCGATGTGAGGGCTCGGATAAAGAGAGAGCGCTACTTGGTGCAGGAGTATCTCCACAACTACGAAGTGgagaagctgaagctgcagctcagCCAAAACAACCACAATGAGTGTACCTGCCCACCCACCATCTACCCGTCCATACCCCAACACGAGGTGCTGTCCGAGTGTCTCTAG
- the slc17a6a gene encoding vesicular glutamate transporter 2.2 has protein sequence MEPGKDRAFPTTKEGLKQIAGKALGNLYRRLEKRQQPGEAIELTEDGRPAAAPPRKGPLCDCTCFGLPRRYIIAMLSGIGFCISFGIRCNLGVAIVSMVNNSTIHQNGKIIIKEKAKFNWDPETVGMIHGSFFWGYIVTQIPGGYISSRLAANRVFGAAIVLTSTLNMFIPSAARAHYGCVIFVRILQGLVEGVTYPACHGIWSKWAPPLERSRLATISFCGSYAGAVIAMPLAGILVQYTGWSSVFYVYGCLGIVWYMFWIMVSYESPAEHPTITEEERRYIEESIGESAQLMGAMEKFKTPWRKFFSSMPVYAIIVANFCRSWTFYLLLISQPAYFEEVFGFEISKVGILSALPHLVMTIIVPLGGQLADYLRTHNILSTTMVRKIMNCGGFGMEATLLLVVGYSHSKGVAISFLVLAVGFSGFAISGFNVNHLDIAPRYASILMGISNGVGTLSGMVCPLIVGAMTKNKTREEWQYVFLIASLVHYGGVVFYGIFASGEKQPWADPEDTSDEKCGFIDEDELAEETGDITQGYGAMGGPAKSYGATAQLNGGWVQDWDKTEEYVQEPAGKMYSERGYS, from the exons ATGGAGCCAGGAAAGGACAGAGCTTTCCCTACCACTAAAGAGGGATTAAAACAAATTGCAGGAAAGGCCCTCGGTAACCTGTACAG GCGGCTGGAGAAGCGGCAGCAGCCCGGCGAGGCCATCGAGCTGACGGAGGACGGGAGGCCCGCGGCGGCCCCTCCGCGGAAGGGGCCCCTGTGTGACTGCACGTGCTTTGGGCTCCCGCGCAGATACATCATCGCTATGCTGAGCGGGATCGGCTTCTGCATCTCGTTCGGTATCCGGTGTAACCTGGGTGTGGCCATCGTCAGCATGGTCAATAACAGCACGATCCACCAGAACGGCAAGATCATCATCAAAGAG aAAGCGAAATTCAACTGGGACCCAGAGACCGTGGGGATGATTCATGGCTCGTTCTTCTGGGGATACATCGTGACTCAGATTCCAGGCGGGTATATATCCTCCAGACTGGCTGCAAACAG GGTGTTTGGGGCTGCCATTGTGCTGACATCCACCCTGAACATGTTCATTCCCTCTGCTGCCCGAGCGCACTATGGATGTGTCATCTTTGTGAGGATATTACAAGGCCTGGTAGAG GGAGTGACTTATCCAGCCTGCCATGGGATCTGGAGTAAATGGGCTCCACCGCTGGAGAGAAGTCGTCTAGCAACCATCTCCTTCTGTG GATCGTATGCTGGTGCGGTGATAGCCATGCCTCTGGCTGGGATCCTGGTGCAGTACACAGGATGGTCCTCTGTCTTCTATGTGTATG GATGCCTCGGGATCGTGTGGTACATGTTCTGGATCATGGTGTCGTACGAGAGCCCGGCAGAGCATCCGACCATCACCGAAGAGGAGCGTCGTTACATCGAGGAGAGCATCGGTGAAAGTGCCCAACTAATGGGCGCCATGGAA AAATTCAAGACCCCCTGGAGGAAGTTCTTCTCCTCCATGCCTGTCTATGCAATCATTGTGGCCAATTTCTGCAGGAGCTGGACTTTTTACCTGCTCCTCATCAGCCAGCCTGCATACTTTGAAGAGGTGTTTGGCTTTGAAATAAGCAAG GTTGGAATCCTGTCAGCGCTCCCTCACCTGGTGATGACCATCATCGTGCCCTTGGGCGGCCAGTTGGCCGACTACCTGCGGACCCACAACATCCTGTCCACCACCATGGTCCGGAAAATCATGAACTGTGGAG GGTTTGGTATGGAGGCCACTCTCCTATTGGTGGTCGGTTATTCTCACAGTAAGGGTGTGGCCATCTCTTTCTTAGTTCTGGCTGTCGGTTTTAGTGGATTTGCAATATCAG GTTTCAATGTCAACCATCTAGACATCGCCCCACGCTATGCCAGCATCCTCATGGGAATATCCAATGGTGTGGGAACCCTGTCAGGGATGGTCTGCCCTCTGATAGTGGGAGCCATGACCAAGAACAAG ACCCGGGAAGAGTGGCAGTATGTCTTCCTCATTGCATCCCTTGTGCATTATGGGGGTGTGGTGTTTTACGGGATCTTCGCATCTGGGGAGAAGCAGCCATGGGCCGACCCTGAAGACACCAGTGACGAGAAGTGTGGCTTCATTGACGAGGATGAACTGGCTGAAGAGACGGGTGACATCACGCAGGGCTACGGCGCCATGGGCGGGCCAGCTAAAAGCTACGGGGCCACCGCTCAGCTCAACGGAGGTTGGGTGCAGGACTGGGATAAGACGGAGGAGTATGTGCAGGAACCTGCAGGAAAGATGTATTCTGAGCGTGGCTACTCTTAA